From the genome of Bactrocera oleae isolate idBacOlea1 chromosome 2, idBacOlea1, whole genome shotgun sequence, one region includes:
- the Mlc1 gene encoding myosin light chain alkali isoform X1: MADIPKRDIENIEFVFEIMGSPGVGIDAVDLGDALRALNLNPTLALIEKMGGTKKRNEKKITFDEFLPIYSQVKKEKDQGCYEDFIECLKLYDKAEDGTMLLAELQHALLSLGEALDDEQVETLFGDCMDPEDDEGMIPYSQFIQRMMSNPIVFD; this comes from the exons ATATCGAATTCGTTTTCGAAATCATGGGCTCTCCCGGTGTGGGCATTGACGCCGTCGATCTAGGTGATGCCCTCCGTGCTCTCAACTTGAACCCAACCTTGGCGTTAATCGAGAAAATGGGCGGCACCAAGAAGCGCAATGAGAAGAAAATCACCTTCGACGAATTCCTCCCCATCTACTCACAAGTTAAGAAGGAAAAGGACCAAGGTTGCTACGAAGATTTCATTGAATGTTTGAAATTGTACGACAAAGCCGAGGACGGCACCATGCTTTTGGCTGAATTGCAACACGCCCTCCTGTCGCTTG GTGAGGCATTGGATGATGAACAAGTTGAGACTCTGTTCGGTGATTGCATGGATCCCGAGGATGATGAAGGCATGATTCCATACTCCC AGTTCATCCAGAGAATGATGAGCAATCCAATTGTCTTCGACTAA